The sequence TGGAACACGGCAACCCTTCTTCAAAAAGCCCTGGATGGGGCCGCATCCCGGGGAGCGGACACCGAACTTGTCCACCTCTATGATCTCAGTTACAGGGGATGTATAAGCTGCTTCGCA is a genomic window of Pseudomonadota bacterium containing:
- a CDS encoding flavodoxin family protein, producing the protein MKMIAINGSPRKKWNTATLLQKALDGAASRGADTELVHLYDLSYRGCISCFA